One genomic window of Erinaceus europaeus chromosome 7, mEriEur2.1, whole genome shotgun sequence includes the following:
- the LOC103122709 gene encoding translationally-controlled tumor protein-like — protein sequence MIIYQDLISHDEMFSDIYKIWEMVDGLCLEVEGKMVSRTEGSIDDLFIGGNTSTEGPEGEVTESTVITGVDIVMNHHLQETSFTKEAYKKYIKDYTKSIKGKLEEQRPERVKPFMTGAAEQIKHILANFKSYQFFTGENMTPDGMVALLDYCEDGVTPYMIFFKDGLEMEKC from the coding sequence ATGATCATCTACCAGGACCTCATCAGCCATGATGAGATGTTCTCTGACATTTACAAGATCTGGGAGATGGTAGACGGGCTGTGCCTGGAGGTGGAGGGGAAGATGGTCAGCAGGACGGAGGGCAGCATCGATGACTTGTTCATTGGTGGAAATACCTCCACTGAGGGCCCTGAGGGTGAAGTCACTGAAAGTACAGTAATCACTGGTGTTGACATTGTCATGAATCATCACTTGCAGGAAACCAGCTTCACAAAAGAAGCCTACAAGAAGTACATCAAAGATTATACGAAATCAATCAAAGGCAAACTTGAAGAACAGAGGCCAGAAAGAGTAAAACCTTTTATGACGGGGGCTGCAGAACAAATCAAGCACATCCTTGCTAATTTCAAAAGCTACCAGTTCTTTACTGGGGAAAACATGACTCCAGATGGCATGGTTGCTCTGCTGGACTACTGCGAGGATGGCGTGACCCCATATATGATTTTCTTTAAAGATGGCTTAGAGATGGAGAAATGTTAA